Below is a window of Glandiceps talaboti chromosome 15, keGlaTala1.1, whole genome shotgun sequence DNA.
AGGGAATTAAATATATGCAATAAAAAGAAGTTTTAAAACAAGGGAAATTTTGTTTTGTGCCATCTGtgcaaactttaaaaaaaatttgagtttcatcaaatatttatatgatTTACAAGACCAGTCAActgattttacatatttattagtttcatttacatattatttgaatgatgtcatttcctcTGTTCCAGTTTATGCTTTGCATACTTTCATAATTATGACTTTGATTTTAACCAGGTGTAAGAAATCTTTAGTGCTAAGTTGATAGATTAAATGTGGATAGATAATAGTAAGGGgtaagatcaatagttcaatttagattttaaaaaaaaaagattttctttTAGTCAGGCCTCAGAtgccccaccccaccccttctaACTTAATTGAAAGTTGTTTCAGCaaacacaatcaatttcaaatattgagtagtatgtagtacttagatgaatacaaagccagtatgtagtgagaaaaATGCTCTAAAAAAACAACTCTTTTATTGACACgataatgtattttagtgccagtGTATTTACTATTGGTATTAGCAAACATTCTTCTATTTCTTGGTTTGATGACATTTTAAggacatatttgtatttaaggGTACGAAACAGACATCAAAAATGAAGTCTTTGTCGGATGAGAATTGAAATGAATCAACTGTCCATCAcctcccccaccccaacccccaccccccacttCCACCCCAAACTGAAAAACTTAGATTTTTATCtgacattgaactattgatctaaACCCCTAATTTGAGTGTATTTTTGGATAGATTGCATACATCATACAAATCTCAACTCACAGTCAGTTTCTATCAACTTTAATAGAACACCTTTACACTGGGCAGCAGCGACAGGACAAATAAAGTGTGTTCAAATGTTACTGGATATAAAAGTTCAACCATCTCCAAGAGATTGCATGGGAGGTACACCATTAGACTATGCCAAACAGTCCAACCATGAAAACGTGGCTAAAATTCTTCTTGCCAACGGAGCTGAGTATGGCAGTATGAAGCCAGATGTGAGAGAGACAACTGCTGCTAATAGTGCAAAGAAAGCTAACAATAACTCTGGAAAGAAAGCCAAGTTCGGCTTcttcttttcaaatttgtttgcaagtaaaaaaaataaagataaaggAAATGACGACAATACTAAAGATCCAGAAAATGTGACAGAAATGGCAAACCAAGAGAAAACAGACTCTGAGTCAAATACCAATAACGCACAACAAAAGGACAGCAAAGTTAAGCCAGTCATCAAAACAAGAGCCTCACGCATTAGTGTTCTGTCAACAGAAGCAGTTGGTTTGTCAACTCGAGAGGACAGTCTTGATGAAAAAACTGCCATATTTACAGAGATAGAAGGAATTCAACAGTACACAACGTTAGACCGGAGGAAGAACTTGCCTCCATTGAATGAATACCATAGAGAAACCAACACAGTGTCTCAAAAATCTCTAAAAAGTGCGCCCCCATTACAACGTCAAAAACAGGTATTTACCACGGTGCCAGGTGAACACTTGATGCATTTGAATATGTTGTCACCTATTCCACCTCTGACTGTAAATAAACTGAAGCCATCCATGATGAGATCTGACGGCTTGGTGTTAGCAGAAGAAACAACAAACAGTTTACCTCACAAACCCATCAATAGAGAGAATTCCGATAAGACTATCAAACATTCTTTGAAAAAATACTCACCGTTGCCATCTCCAGTTGCTATGAGGCGAGGTCATAGCGACCCTACATCAGATGGTGGTAAAAATGGTAACCCAAATGTACCTAATGTCAAACTTAGACCGCTGGGTAGACAGATGTATGATGTTGCAACTCATGTGGAAACCAGTTCTCAACAGATCCTTGCTGCCCAAAGAGAAACAGGTACAAATTTTGTGtacttttttaagttgataaaTACATTTACTTTCTGCACTCCTTTGTAACActagtgtacatgtgtatgtcctAGCAGCCTCGCtgtgtttttcaaaataataactGCAACTAATATAAAATACGGTGAAACAAAATTTTTGCATTATATGTCGGACACAAAGTGAATTATTTTTGTACTAGCTGACATCACTTTTGACTGAATGACTGCCTTATTTGTATCAAACTATTTGTACAATTGCTGAAGGCATACATAGAGACTAGCTTTAAGAGTCTATATCATCAAACATATAAGTAAAAatcaaaagtacatgtatatgtttgcaGCAACCATTGTCGAATGGAGTTTAATCGTCGACTAATATTTGTCACTCCTGTGcaaaacttgtaaaaaaaagttgtatcTCTTCGTCGTTTGTATTTTCATGTTACTAGTATCAGCTGACTAATTTCGAGAAACGTTTTGAATATGCTTAATATATTTAATTCATTCTTGTCTGCCAGCAGGAAGTCTTCATCCACTTAGAAGCTTTTCACCAAGTGGACTGCCAGGATCCCCCATTCAAGGTGCAACACCACATGGCAGTCCTAAACTGGCACCTTTAAAAGTAGCAAGACCCAAAATGAGTAAGTTCCAAACCGACATCTTTGAAATAGCAAGACCAAAACAGTAGCAAGTCCCAAACTGGGCAAGTTCCAAACTGGCACCTTTAAAAGTAACAATACCCAAAGCAGAGTTGAAGAAATgagattacaaaaaaaaaaattgtaatatactaataataatcccatgattatttaaaaaataatggttAAAGGTTATGAAAAACGATGCAATTAATAATGtactataattatgttttttttaacaaatgACTAAGTGTACTTTTGGTGCTTCATGTTAACAGCTGGGTATAGTTATAATCCACCAGCAGGGAGATGTTTGTCAAATCCAAGCACATTTCATAGAAGTGGAAGTGGCGATAAAACAGAGGATGAAGATACAACTGATGACAATCCAAACAGACCCAGATCCAAATCACTTCAAACTACCAGGTATGGATATCACATGAATATAGTCCAAGTACtggaaatatgagtcaaaaagttATTTTGCTTAgtttttggggggttttttgATAAAGTGTGATTTTCCTTaggatgttttttttattaagtgTGTGCAagcatataattatattattctagACTCCAATATTTTGCAAagtcattcagccagaaaatacttgtgacataacggttttgtcattgttcaactcatagtgacaaggccccttaggtcactcgtattttcaaaaaacactATTTCGGAATAAAATCTCAATGTTAGAAACCTTATTGGCCGCGAAGATGTATCTAAGAGAGACCATGCACCACATAATTGCCACCTTTAATTTATTTGCGAACCTATGATGTCACTTAACTTGGACGCATGAGTGAATGAATGTGATAATAATTATAAGTTACTTTATTGCCATCTACATTAAAAAGTGGATTTGAATTTCAAGCTTTCCACTCAATCAGTCTcagaggtacatgtaaataaaaatgaaaactaagAATTTGAAAGAATGatcaacaatttcaaaacatttgaaaagatTTGAAAACTAATGTGATGGTTATAAcgatatgttttatttttcagtgaCAATAAAAGTTGTCAACTCAATGACAACACAGTCATTGCGTCTGGTTTATGTCATAGCAAATCAGTGGATCCACTTCTACTACCGATGTCTTCTCCTTCAGGTATATTATGCAATGATTTGCTTGTCTATCGTATGATACAGTTTGTGTGTGCAGTGTGGTATAACTTGTAGACAGTATATGGTGTATTAGTAATGTGATATAGCTTGTCTGCTGTGTGATAAAGCTTGTTGGCAGTGTGATATGGCTTTTGGGTAGTATAATTTAGCTTGACTGCCTTGTGATATTGCTTGTGGGCAGTGTGATGTGGCTTTTGGGTAGTATAATATAGCTTGTCTGCTGTGTGATAAAGCTTGTTGGCAGTGTAATATGGCTTTTGGGTAGAATAATATAGCTTGTCTGCTGTGTGATAAAGCTTGTTGACAGTGTAATATGGCTTTTGGGTAGTATAATTTAGCTTGACCGCTGTGTGATAAAGCTTGTTGGCAGTGTGATATGGCTTTTGGGTAGTATAATTTAGCTTGTCTGCTGTGTGATAAAGCTTGTTGGCAGTGTAATATGGCTTTTGGGTAGAATAATATAGCTTGTTGGCAGTGTGATATGGCTTTTGGGtagtatacatataatatagcTTGACTGCCATGTGATATTGCTTGTGGGCACTGTGATCATGACATGGCTTGCACACAGTAATTGGCTTGAGTGCAGTTCGATATGGCTTTTTTTTTTATGCAGTGTAATGTGATATCAGCAGTGTGATATGGCTTGTTGGCAGTTGTGAGGCATGAAAATGTGCCTTTTGGGCAGGATATACCTTAAAGCAGgcaatatgatacatgtatcatatttgAAGTAAGATGCAATCTATGGAAATCAATATGTCATAAGTTTCTAACACATTCTTTAGAATGACTGCCATCTTAGTTTATTGAATTTCTTTTATCAGCTGATAAACCCagtaaaaagaagaagaagaggagtAAGCATAAACGAGCAGCATCTATGGAGGAAATGAAAAAAGGTATCTCTTCTACTTGatgaaaatcaacattttcaatTCTTAAAATGGGTCTCATTAGTTCTAACAATAAATTTTGAGAAAGTTAAGTATgacatttgtaaaatgtgttattattatttgtagTACTAATCAGGCAAATTAAATGCTTATTGATTTCAATATAAAAGTGTGTTACATATTCCTTAATTTTTGGATAATATCTGTGccaaatattataatttcatttaaCCAGAGTCTTCTGTAGATATGAagaaaaaattgtaaatgttgtaaattgatatgcaaatttggttcATTAATATGCACGGTGAAGTTCACTCAAAACTAATGAGTTGCGTAGGAAATTATTGAGAGTAGTATACCCCCAGTATGTATAAAATTGCAGTTGAACCAATGTTGTTGAGATgtcatgcatgcacacatgcacgtatgcacacacacatacacacacacacacacacacacacacacacacacacacactgtgtgacacagacagacaagtgaAACAGTAGTGTCACTGTAGGAAGGCTTACATTATGTGGATTTGATGTTTCTTTTGGACTTAGGTCACACAGCTAGGGAGGCATTGAAAAGAAGACCTTCAGACGATGTTGAAATAGATGAATTTCAGGAACCATTACACCTCAGAAGAGAGACGCCCAAGGGGACATGTGTGGATAATGCCAAATTAAGCACCAGACCTGGATACTTACCAGGAAAGAGACAAGAACACTCTCCTGACTTTGGAAGAGAAAAACTAGACTGCGACCAGTACAACAAGACAACACAGAATACTACCAAACAAGTAGGCCTGATGTCCTAGCCGAGCTGAGTGAGCATCAATTGCTGTCATCAGTTTAAGTCATAGAGTATAAATTTACAGACAGTGTattgtaaaatgtcatttttttaatcGTCATTAACCAAATTGCTGCTGACCATGCAAAGTTGGACAAAAAAGCAATAGCCGGGACAGCAAACTCTTGCAATTTCCAAGAGATTTACAAaccaaaattaacaaaatagaACATGTTCACAGGTGTTTACTAAAATctgtaaataataatgttgtCACACAGATCTAGAGTCAGATAATTGTTTAGCATATACCGAGCATTGTCATGAGCATTGTCAGGGTTATACAGCAATGTACTAATCTTATGTTATGGACCTGTACTTCCTAATcaagacaattttgaagaaGTTAATTTGAATGTGTAATGACAAAAATATGACTTTTTGAATTGAAATCTTGCCAAATGTTTGATACAATTAATTACAGCAGATGTCTAAATAGTggatttttatcaaaaaatttCAGTAgctgttacaaaaaaaatcataatttgttttatatttatgtGAGCTATAGCTTTACATATGGTCTGCTACGATGCAAAAAACTGGAGTTCATGAAAAAATGTGGAAGTTGTCGATCAACTGTCACAAATTACAGTGTGACATTTGAATGGtgaaacttttttgaaaatttgacatGTATCATCACAATCATCTTTTATTGCCCgatcaaaaagaaaaaaatgacatcacaaatgtaaatacatattaagCAAAACAATCAGATCAGATGACAAGAGTCAGAAAATGGCGATGCTAATCATGTCTGGCCCCTGGAAGTGTGTGAAAGCGGATACAggttcaaacttttttttacccACTTACTGCGAATACATTAGCCTACAACACGTAGACTTGAAGGAATAGTGCCACCACTCtatttgctatcctaactgacattttgattttgaatttcactgTCCTTTCTCATCTACGACATCCACAACGATAGCAGTGTTGCACTGCTCTAGAAGGCATGCCACACCAAACACATAACATAATGTGTGCaaaatattagctacatttcaATAGAATATGACATACGTAATTAGAGAGAGATCAGATTTCACGTAATTGTGGATTCATCATGTGTGCTGATGGCACATCATTGTAGACGAAGAAGGACAGcgaattcaaaatcaaaatttcagttaggatagcaaaaTTGAGTGGAAGTgctagtccttcaagtctacatgtaggctaTGAATACATTTGAATGTTGTAGCAATCATTTGCATGTTGATTATAGACTGGACCGTTAAAACAACTGATcgtgaaatgaaattattaagattttaaatgttgaaaaaattCAGACAACTGACAGTCAACTTGACTGACACATTTTAAACAgtaaaatttacaattacatCTAGGGTTAACAATATAGATAGATTTGATTGTTTCATTAACTTTTAATTATAAACATGACATGAGTGTCACTACTAAAAacactataaatatataatttaatctTAAACTTTGATATCATGACTTAATCAGTGTGCTAGGTAACAACCCCCGTTATGCCCTGTTATCAGGGTTTGGTGGGGCTAATTAATGAACCACTAGGTAACAACCCCAGTTATGCCCTGTTGTCAGGGTTTTGTGGGGCTATTTGATGGACCACAAATGTTACCAACGTAACAAATTATTTATAGCAGCCactgttacatatgtaccagtggtAATTAGATGGTATTCCCAATATtattcttcgttcagccaaggaaaatacgagtgacctaaaggggcctttgtcactatgaattgctagactcgtagtgacaacccttaggtcacaattattttccggctgaatgaaaaaagaatggagaataatgtaattataccagcgctagtaatatcaaagaaaaatctggaaaataatgacaattgaacgttttgacttatatttgaACATAGCAGAACCACTGActatatagacacacattgaTTATTGTGATATAGATGCAGATTGTTGtaacgtagaacaaccagagtatataatgCATATTGATTCTTCAACTTGgctcatatgtatgtataataacataCATCAGTGTCCaagcatactagtggtatttgcacggCAGTGTATTATCAtaaacattattgcataaatatgtgtatgcaaatgagtatgtaAATGAGTGCCAAATCATTCTGCAGACCGTGATATTTACAGAATTTTTGCTGCTTCATATAAACGTATGTGATAGTGAACAGAACCCAGTGAGGTGTGAGTGGTAGTTTGGGTATACCTGCAGGTATTTGCACtccatgcttgcagtgttttgtgCTGCACTTTAGCTCATGAAAATAAAGCCACTGAGAATAACGCTAGCAGTCACACAAATACCATGAGCATGGCACACTTGCATTCCCACGTCCTGGGGTTATGTCATAGGAACGTTCTCTCTAAATGACAAGTTACTGCTATCTAGATAGTAAACTTGTGTTCATTACTCTAGAGATCCACAAAactcaatgaaatgaaatagcaaaaaattgataaaaaagatttgaaaaattacaaactttttttttttatatttaacaaaacttTGATATATGAATTTCAAGGGGTGTCAAAACTCTACATtgaatttttttgttgaaatattatGTTCAAATTTAGTACTTGATCgtaaatatatatcaaatgtagGGCAGGTAGATTTAAAATGAGACTTTATATATTTAGACAAGTTAGAGGAAACTGCTTACAACTCATTAATTTTTACAGAAAAATGACAACTCAATCAAAAGACTGTAAAGTTATGTAAACCTAGGCTAGCTGTAAgtggaatattattttttcgatTAGACAACCAACagtgtattcactgaaaatttttaaaataccaattattagacatggtacatgttaattagaggtcagAGGTgcccataagtagtacagtaacggattgaaatcgtgatcacgTTGGGATACTGATTTATAGGTGCGTacccaaaattcaatttgattgtttgtttatactgcaccatactatgtgtacagctacactgatatgtttacaagtaattCTATATCATAATATGATGAATGACAGCAACAAAAAACCATACATGTCACAGTGGTATATGTTGACGTTATATATTTGTTGTGCAGTAGGATGTGACAGTACAGAGCTCTCAGTATAATTGTCgagaaaatgttcaaaatactttttaaaatcaacaaaattttgataaaaaattgttATAGTTTAAATCAAcaaaaattttgataaaaaattgttATAGTTTCTTGAAAGAATTGGAAACACATGAACAATAATCAAAAATTTAGTTGCCAAACTTGCTCAGAGAGATTACATGCTGAgtattttatctcatttgcataatcaccCACCATTGTATTTTTCACAGTACATAATTCAACACAGTCGAACAACTGAGAGTACCGAATTAAACAATGTTCACGAGACACAAAGTCAAACTTAATGttgcatacaaattacaattgcaaaagatgtacaagtcatgtatgtatatcacatCGAACAATAAGATAGCAAACCAAATAAGGTAACATATTCAACTCTTTAGTTTTCGCATAGAAAGACATCTTTATGAGTCTACATTTTGCACCATCTTGAAATTACTCGGTTTGATAGCCGTCATCTTGGATATTGTGTATTCAAACATAATATTCCATTTTCTTTGTTTCTAGACCATCCAACTGATAtggtttgtcattattttagtGGTGTTGTTGTAAGCTATGTTTCCCTAATTTTATACTGTCGACTTTctaaaaattgaattttatgttgtgttgtggATTTTTGCATTTGAGCAGATATGCAACTATACAGACACAAAGCATTTGTATGACCttgtaaattttattgacaAAGCATTTATATAAAGGGAACCTAACT
It encodes the following:
- the LOC144446931 gene encoding uncharacterized protein LOC144446931: MEFTYSQVAERQDDGDESSDNDDWFLIAHQSAGVGDIPSLMEAIKHDPSVLEYQDNEGMTPLTHAVAGRQLETMKLLVKMGASINMMDSQGRTPLSVAAYQGWYDGVVFLLRNGARQHLADKTGRLPLHAATYDSDTRTISTLLSNLGIEEVNEQDNEGMTALHWAAFHNRPEHVQLLMLKGSDIYSADIDGKTPLHWASQNGSTQCCCVLVHCQSGGPRLVNIIDSSGKSCVHLAAAAGHSEVLRELAQVQGVHFEAGDPDDRTPLHWAAATGQIKCVQMLLDIKVQPSPRDCMGGTPLDYAKQSNHENVAKILLANGAEYGSMKPDVRETTAANSAKKANNNSGKKAKFGFFFSNLFASKKNKDKGNDDNTKDPENVTEMANQEKTDSESNTNNAQQKDSKVKPVIKTRASRISVLSTEAVGLSTREDSLDEKTAIFTEIEGIQQYTTLDRRKNLPPLNEYHRETNTVSQKSLKSAPPLQRQKQVFTTVPGEHLMHLNMLSPIPPLTVNKLKPSMMRSDGLVLAEETTNSLPHKPINRENSDKTIKHSLKKYSPLPSPVAMRRGHSDPTSDGGKNGNPNVPNVKLRPLGRQMYDVATHVETSSQQILAAQRETGSLHPLRSFSPSGLPGSPIQGATPHGSPKLAPLKVARPKMTGYSYNPPAGRCLSNPSTFHRSGSGDKTEDEDTTDDNPNRPRSKSLQTTSDNKSCQLNDNTVIASGLCHSKSVDPLLLPMSSPSADKPSKKKKKRSKHKRAASMEEMKKGHTAREALKRRPSDDVEIDEFQEPLHLRRETPKGTCVDNAKLSTRPGYLPGKRQEHSPDFGREKLDCDQYNKTTQNTTKQVGLMS